One Serpentinicella alkaliphila DNA segment encodes these proteins:
- a CDS encoding CLC_0170 family protein — protein MDFLNMVYESIKGVFNLAVLSLTVLIGFYLIIVDKPTLLKKKLRREAILAKTLGYIYIFGGITLYAVFTWL, from the coding sequence ATGGATTTTTTAAATATGGTGTATGAAAGTATAAAGGGAGTATTTAATCTTGCAGTTTTGAGTTTAACAGTACTTATAGGGTTTTATTTAATTATAGTGGATAAACCTACTTTACTCAAAAAGAAGCTAAGAAGAGAGGCTATTTTGGCAAAAACCTTAGGCTATATTTATATATTCGGAGGTATTACGTTATACGCTGTATTTACATGGCTATAA
- a CDS encoding spore germination protein, whose product MSLWENLFGKKTSGEPAPGPETKLEKDIDKNLEMFKETLVDCDDVIYREASVGKKGDFKVALIYVDGMANRDLLNRDVLKNLMISSRIAEPDERTIKNKVHELIFEQNITTTEIKELETLEQCITNILSGETILLLDKSDKPLVIASRGFVTRGVSEPSTEAVVRGPRDGFVETARMNTALIRRRIRDPKLKIKVRQIGRRSKTDVNIMYIEDLVNRRALELVEERLNTIDIDAILDSGFVEQLIEDDWKSPFPQMQNTERPDTAAAALYDGRIVIVVDNTPFILVVPTTFNALLQATEDYYERWTIASAVRILRYVAVFIALLAPSLYVALTSYHPQMIPTQLALVIGATREGVPFPAIVEALIMELTIEILREAGVRLPGPIGATIGIVGGLVIGQAAVEAGLVAPLMVITVAVTAISSFSIPSYNLAIGFRLVRFLFIFAAGFLGLYGVVLIFLLVLVHLCSLKSFGIPYMSPFVNYVDNVGDLKDTFVLFPLPGLKRRSSIAFRKNKVRLDDKRPEQFYREEDK is encoded by the coding sequence ATGAGCTTGTGGGAAAATTTATTTGGCAAAAAAACATCTGGTGAACCAGCTCCTGGGCCAGAAACTAAGTTAGAAAAGGATATAGATAAAAATTTAGAAATGTTTAAAGAAACATTAGTTGACTGTGATGATGTTATTTACAGGGAGGCTTCAGTCGGGAAAAAGGGTGATTTTAAAGTAGCATTAATTTACGTCGACGGTATGGCAAACAGGGATTTACTAAATAGAGATGTTCTTAAAAACTTAATGATAAGTTCAAGAATTGCAGAGCCAGATGAACGAACAATTAAAAACAAAGTACATGAATTAATTTTTGAGCAAAATATAACGACAACAGAGATTAAGGAGCTCGAGACATTAGAGCAGTGTATTACTAATATTTTAAGTGGAGAAACAATTCTACTATTAGATAAATCAGATAAACCCTTGGTAATTGCCTCTAGAGGTTTTGTTACTAGAGGTGTATCAGAGCCCTCAACAGAGGCAGTAGTTAGGGGACCTAGAGATGGTTTTGTAGAGACAGCTAGGATGAATACAGCTCTAATTCGAAGAAGAATTAGAGACCCAAAACTTAAAATAAAGGTAAGGCAAATAGGAAGAAGATCTAAAACTGACGTAAATATAATGTACATAGAAGATTTAGTAAATAGAAGGGCACTTGAGCTTGTTGAGGAAAGACTAAATACAATTGATATAGACGCAATTCTAGATAGTGGATTCGTTGAACAATTAATCGAAGACGATTGGAAATCCCCCTTTCCACAAATGCAAAATACTGAAAGACCAGACACAGCTGCAGCAGCACTATATGATGGTAGGATAGTTATAGTGGTTGACAACACCCCTTTTATTTTAGTTGTACCTACAACCTTTAATGCACTTTTGCAGGCTACTGAGGATTATTATGAGAGATGGACAATTGCCAGCGCAGTTAGAATATTAAGATATGTTGCAGTGTTTATAGCATTACTTGCTCCATCTCTATATGTTGCATTAACCTCCTATCATCCTCAAATGATACCGACACAGCTGGCTTTAGTCATAGGAGCAACAAGGGAGGGAGTTCCTTTCCCGGCAATTGTTGAAGCGCTTATTATGGAGTTAACTATTGAGATTTTAAGGGAGGCGGGAGTTAGACTACCTGGGCCGATTGGCGCAACAATAGGTATTGTCGGAGGATTAGTAATTGGACAGGCAGCCGTAGAAGCTGGTTTAGTTGCCCCTTTAATGGTAATCACTGTAGCAGTTACAGCTATTTCATCATTTTCAATACCAAGCTATAATCTAGCTATTGGATTTAGACTAGTACGCTTCCTATTTATATTTGCAGCAGGATTTTTGGGGCTATACGGAGTAGTGCTCATATTTTTACTGGTATTAGTTCATCTATGCAGTCTAAAAAGCTTTGGAATACCATATATGTCTCCCTTTGTGAACTATGTAGATAATGTAGGGGATTTAAAGGATACTTTTGTACTGTTCCCGCTACCGGGCCTTAAAAGAAGAAGCTCTATAGCCTTTAGAAAAAATAAAGTTAGATTGGATGACAAAAGGCCAGAGCAATTCTATAGGGAGGAGGATAAATAA
- a CDS encoding GerAB/ArcD/ProY family transporter — protein MYKNNDKISLGQLVHILMLTIVGVGVLTLPSAITEELGVDGVFVLLIGGALVLVIANLIGRIMKLFPGKSYTEILSACFTKPIAYIIIFLFLIYSLVINAFVVRVFGEVVKMYLLIRTPIEVIIFSMLLITAYLARKGIEPLGRAAELLFPLIMVPAVILFILAAADVDPTNFLPIFQASPIDIIRGVPTALFAFAAFEFMLIFGKFLSKTDQAPKALSIGMGIVIAVYVLIFAVALGVFGEPQLKHLIWPTLSLFKIIEFPGLFIENVESLVMVIWVFIVFMSIAPVHLGKTVLIGELLNLKERDFFALPLVPILYLTALIPESVAETYRYMDIFSKYAIPFFALILPILIFLVGSVRKGKGKESGGRA, from the coding sequence ATGTATAAAAATAACGATAAAATTTCGTTAGGTCAGCTTGTGCATATACTAATGCTTACAATAGTTGGGGTGGGGGTGTTAACTCTACCAAGTGCTATAACTGAAGAGCTAGGTGTAGACGGTGTTTTTGTTCTATTAATTGGAGGGGCTTTAGTTTTAGTAATAGCAAATCTAATAGGTAGGATTATGAAACTATTTCCTGGAAAGAGCTATACGGAAATATTATCAGCATGCTTTACTAAGCCAATAGCTTATATAATTATATTTTTATTTTTAATATACTCTCTAGTAATTAACGCCTTCGTAGTTAGGGTATTTGGTGAAGTGGTTAAAATGTATTTATTGATTAGAACACCTATTGAAGTAATAATATTTAGTATGCTCCTAATAACTGCATATTTAGCGAGAAAGGGAATAGAGCCACTAGGAAGGGCAGCAGAGCTACTTTTCCCATTAATTATGGTTCCTGCTGTCATCTTGTTTATACTCGCTGCTGCAGATGTTGATCCGACAAATTTTCTGCCAATTTTTCAAGCATCCCCTATAGATATAATCCGTGGAGTACCGACTGCACTCTTTGCCTTTGCAGCCTTTGAGTTTATGTTAATATTCGGAAAATTTCTAAGTAAAACTGATCAGGCACCAAAGGCTTTATCTATTGGAATGGGAATAGTTATAGCAGTATATGTATTGATTTTTGCTGTTGCCTTAGGGGTATTTGGAGAACCCCAATTAAAGCATTTAATTTGGCCTACATTGAGTTTGTTTAAAATTATAGAATTTCCAGGTCTGTTTATTGAAAATGTAGAATCCTTAGTTATGGTTATTTGGGTCTTTATCGTGTTTATGTCCATAGCACCTGTACATCTTGGAAAGACCGTACTTATAGGGGAGCTTTTAAATTTAAAGGAAAGAGATTTCTTTGCCCTACCCTTAGTTCCAATTCTATATTTGACAGCATTAATACCCGAGAGCGTAGCTGAAACATATAGATATATGGATATATTTTCAAAATATGCCATACCCTTTTTTGCTTTAATATTGCCAATTCTTATTTTCCTAGTAGGGAGTGTTAGAAAAGGTAAGGGAAAGGAGAGTGGGGGCCGTGCTTAA
- a CDS encoding Ger(x)C family spore germination protein — MLKRKALILIVITSLLLSVALTGCWDKIEIDERANVLTLGIDINDLNSEDPILVTFVMPNPAAIRGESDEGTLTISSPGMSVNTVMMRLGLRTSKSLYLGHLRGVLISEEVAKQPIILREIFDFLEKDPHISRKTRIAIIEGSAKDALGISPNVEPDITKYIKQVFDRAPETNRAPLPDLNKIFYDFHKNASGIITRFIPGETDIKAAGAAIFKDYEFLGFIGEEVNRGLMFLKDEANISVYSVEHKGHAIGFEVTDTKTRYSLVRDGNEFKIIVDVTLEGDIRQHLFNPETDVLDTELIEELQDLFAAEVKGNMEHTLNVIQNEYGVDVIGFDDYLYKFHTSFWNEIRDEYENIFPQMEVLINVDASIRRVGLSK; from the coding sequence GTGCTTAAAAGGAAAGCGCTTATTTTAATAGTTATTACATCCCTTCTTTTATCAGTAGCCTTAACAGGCTGCTGGGATAAAATTGAAATAGATGAACGAGCTAATGTATTAACCTTAGGAATAGATATTAATGACCTTAATAGCGAAGATCCTATTTTAGTTACATTTGTTATGCCAAATCCAGCAGCTATTCGTGGGGAAAGTGATGAGGGTACTTTAACAATTTCATCCCCGGGTATGAGTGTGAACACTGTTATGATGCGTTTAGGGTTAAGGACTAGTAAAAGCCTATATTTAGGCCATCTAAGGGGTGTTTTAATTAGCGAAGAGGTGGCAAAACAGCCGATTATATTAAGGGAAATTTTCGATTTCTTAGAAAAGGATCCTCATATAAGTCGAAAAACTAGAATAGCAATAATTGAGGGCAGTGCAAAGGATGCTTTAGGAATATCACCAAATGTAGAACCGGATATTACTAAATATATTAAACAGGTTTTTGATAGAGCCCCTGAAACTAATAGAGCCCCTCTTCCAGATTTAAATAAAATATTTTACGACTTTCATAAAAATGCAAGCGGCATAATTACGAGATTTATTCCGGGAGAAACGGATATAAAAGCTGCTGGAGCAGCAATATTTAAAGACTATGAATTTTTAGGCTTTATAGGAGAAGAGGTTAATAGAGGTCTAATGTTTTTAAAGGATGAGGCAAATATTAGCGTTTATTCCGTTGAACACAAAGGCCATGCTATAGGCTTTGAGGTGACCGATACTAAGACAAGATATAGCTTAGTTAGAGATGGTAATGAATTTAAAATAATAGTAGATGTAACCTTAGAGGGAGATATTAGACAACATCTATTTAATCCGGAAACAGATGTCTTAGACACAGAATTAATAGAGGAGCTACAGGATTTATTTGCAGCAGAGGTAAAAGGGAATATGGAGCATACACTAAATGTTATACAAAATGAATATGGAGTAGATGTAATAGGCTTTGACGACTATTTATATAAATTCCATACTAGTTTTTGGAACGAAATACGAGATGAATATGAGAATATTTTCCCTCAAATGGAGGTTTTAATTAATGTAGATGCAAGCATAAGAAGGGTTGGTTTATCAAAATAG
- the spoIIR gene encoding stage II sporulation protein R, with translation MNKQKFSYIVIGVVLLAIGFNSIGKETFSLERRGQNIIRFHVLANSDSPEDQQLKIKVRDKVIAYVSDVLEGLENVDETREALKNNMDNIQSIARQEVIDNGFDFNVAVNLGEHVFPTKRYGNVIFPAGNYEALRVIIGEGYGQNWWCVMFPPLCFVDVKHGLTDEKTKQYLKEALSEEEYDTIYTNNDNQQFPLQLKSKVFEVIKESRVKLDERLAWLF, from the coding sequence ATGAATAAGCAAAAATTTAGTTACATAGTTATAGGGGTTGTATTATTAGCAATAGGTTTTAACTCTATAGGTAAAGAGACCTTTAGTTTGGAAAGAAGGGGACAAAATATAATACGTTTTCACGTCTTGGCAAATAGTGATTCCCCTGAAGACCAACAATTAAAAATAAAAGTAAGGGATAAGGTTATTGCTTATGTTTCAGATGTTTTAGAGGGATTAGAAAATGTTGATGAAACAAGAGAAGCATTAAAAAACAATATGGATAACATTCAGTCTATAGCAAGGCAAGAAGTAATTGATAACGGCTTTGATTTTAATGTAGCTGTTAATTTAGGAGAACATGTATTTCCTACAAAAAGATATGGCAATGTAATTTTTCCTGCTGGAAACTATGAGGCCCTAAGAGTAATTATTGGAGAAGGGTATGGACAAAACTGGTGGTGTGTAATGTTCCCACCCCTATGCTTTGTTGATGTTAAACATGGTTTAACGGATGAAAAGACAAAGCAATATTTAAAAGAAGCATTATCTGAGGAAGAGTACGATACTATATATACAAATAATGATAATCAACAATTTCCATTACAACTTAAATCTAAAGTATTTGAAGTTATTAAAGAATCTAGGGTTAAGTTAGATGAAAGACTGGCGTGGTTGTTCTAA
- a CDS encoding D-alanine--D-alanine ligase family protein, with translation MKKLKIMVIFGGKSGEHDVSLMSSASVMKTMNKEKYEIMPIGITKDGRWKKYLGNVEYIDPKNWLNETEDYNINELFLDKDSRGIDLVFPVLHGPFGEDGTIQGLLEMADIPYVGTGVLSSALAMDKVVAKMMLKSVNIPQAEFAVVFRSDFIKDESKVLDELENKFGYPMFVKPANLGSSVGISKAKNREGLIAAIKEAGSFDRKIVVEEFIDGREIECSVLGNENPKTSLPAEVVPAQEFYNYEDKYIDGKSELIVPAKLEENMINSVRELAVEVYKLYDCRGLSRVDFFLERNTNRLLVNEVNTMPGFTSISMYPKMWEATGLAYGDLIDQLIELALDFAKNK, from the coding sequence ATGAAAAAGTTAAAGATAATGGTAATATTCGGTGGTAAATCTGGGGAGCATGATGTTTCGCTGATGTCATCCGCTTCTGTAATGAAGACTATGAATAAAGAAAAATATGAAATTATGCCTATAGGAATAACAAAAGATGGAAGATGGAAAAAGTACCTAGGAAATGTAGAGTATATTGACCCGAAAAATTGGTTAAATGAAACAGAAGATTATAATATAAATGAGTTGTTTTTAGACAAAGATAGTAGAGGAATAGATCTTGTGTTTCCAGTACTTCATGGACCATTTGGGGAAGACGGAACAATTCAAGGGCTATTAGAAATGGCTGATATTCCATATGTAGGTACAGGGGTATTATCATCAGCTCTAGCTATGGATAAGGTTGTTGCAAAGATGATGTTAAAGAGTGTAAATATACCTCAAGCAGAATTTGCTGTTGTATTTAGAAGTGATTTTATAAAGGATGAAAGTAAAGTTTTAGACGAATTAGAAAATAAATTTGGTTATCCTATGTTTGTTAAACCTGCAAATTTAGGATCTAGTGTGGGGATATCTAAGGCTAAAAATAGAGAGGGTCTTATCGCCGCAATAAAAGAAGCAGGCAGCTTTGATAGAAAAATTGTAGTAGAGGAATTTATTGATGGAAGAGAAATAGAATGCTCTGTATTAGGAAATGAAAATCCAAAGACATCATTACCAGCGGAAGTAGTTCCAGCTCAAGAGTTTTATAACTATGAAGATAAATACATAGATGGTAAAAGCGAATTAATTGTTCCTGCTAAACTTGAAGAAAATATGATAAATAGTGTTAGAGAGCTGGCAGTTGAGGTATATAAACTATATGACTGTAGGGGTTTATCTAGGGTAGATTTCTTCCTAGAAAGAAATACAAATAGATTATTAGTTAATGAAGTAAATACTATGCCTGGGTTTACAAGCATAAGTATGTACCCAAAAATGTGGGAGGCTACAGGCCTTGCTTATGGGGATTTAATTGATCAGCTTATTGAACTAGCCCTAGACTTTGCTAAAAATAAATAA
- a CDS encoding DUF1934 domain-containing protein yields MKETKVIRVIGKQKNVDGEQSEIELTTEGVLYEKNNHIYIVYEETELSGMEGTTTTLKIESNKRVSINRFGTTKNQLIFEEGESYKTVYNTMYGNFPMEVFTNYLSVNLDEQNKGVIEIRYDLNVADSMEPLINKLKIELM; encoded by the coding sequence ATGAAAGAGACAAAAGTAATACGTGTGATTGGGAAACAGAAAAACGTAGATGGTGAGCAGAGTGAAATAGAGCTTACTACAGAGGGAGTCCTTTACGAAAAAAATAATCATATTTATATTGTATATGAGGAAACAGAGCTTTCAGGTATGGAAGGAACTACAACTACTTTAAAAATAGAATCCAATAAAAGGGTATCCATTAATCGTTTCGGTACAACGAAGAATCAGCTTATATTTGAAGAAGGCGAAAGCTATAAAACAGTGTATAATACTATGTATGGGAATTTTCCTATGGAAGTATTTACGAACTATTTATCTGTGAATTTGGATGAACAAAACAAGGGTGTTATTGAGATTCGTTATGATTTAAATGTGGCAGATAGTATGGAGCCCCTCATAAATAAACTAAAGATAGAGTTAATGTAA
- a CDS encoding dicarboxylate/amino acid:cation symporter, which translates to MKIKLTSKILLGLVAGIIVGLLLGGSQDIATKYIAPFGTLFLNLIRMIIVPLVLSSLVVGAASTGDVRKLGRLGGKTIAFYLVTTAIAVTLGLILGNVINPGAGLQMPVDAAVEARTAPPLMETLIAIIPTNPIKALVDGAMLQIIAFALFLGVGITTVGEKAKPVLNFFDGLAETMYKITAFIMSLAPYGVFALIVPVVAKNGPAVLAPLAKVIFAVYLGIILHSVIVYSSITKIFGKMSPVKFFKGIAPAATVAFSTASSAGTLPVTIKSAKENLGVSNSVASFVLPLGATINMDGTALYQGVCALFVAQVYGLELSLVQQLTIVITATLASIGTAGVPGAGFIMLTMVLTSVGLPLEGSALIAGIDRILDMGRTTVNVLGDAAVAVAVAATEGELSPVEEKEEVTV; encoded by the coding sequence ATGAAAATCAAATTGACATCTAAAATTTTACTTGGTTTAGTAGCCGGTATTATCGTAGGTCTTTTATTAGGGGGATCTCAAGATATTGCTACTAAGTATATTGCACCCTTTGGAACACTATTCTTAAATTTAATTAGAATGATAATCGTACCTTTAGTCCTTTCATCTTTAGTTGTTGGGGCGGCAAGTACTGGAGATGTAAGAAAGTTAGGTAGATTGGGTGGTAAAACTATTGCATTTTATTTAGTCACAACGGCTATTGCTGTTACTCTTGGACTTATTTTAGGAAATGTTATTAACCCGGGAGCAGGATTACAGATGCCTGTAGATGCGGCAGTTGAAGCTCGTACAGCTCCACCTCTGATGGAAACACTAATTGCAATTATTCCAACTAATCCTATCAAAGCTTTGGTTGATGGGGCTATGCTTCAAATTATAGCCTTCGCATTATTTTTAGGAGTCGGAATTACAACCGTAGGAGAAAAGGCTAAGCCTGTATTAAACTTCTTTGATGGTTTAGCTGAGACAATGTATAAAATTACGGCATTTATTATGAGTTTAGCTCCATATGGGGTATTTGCATTAATAGTACCTGTAGTAGCTAAAAATGGGCCTGCTGTTTTGGCTCCATTAGCAAAAGTTATTTTTGCGGTATATTTAGGTATCATATTACACTCAGTTATTGTTTATTCAAGTATAACTAAAATATTTGGAAAAATGAGTCCAGTTAAGTTCTTTAAAGGAATTGCACCAGCTGCAACTGTAGCATTTAGTACGGCAAGTAGTGCTGGTACTTTACCTGTAACAATTAAATCAGCTAAAGAAAATCTTGGAGTTTCAAATAGTGTTGCAAGCTTTGTATTACCATTAGGTGCTACAATAAATATGGATGGTACAGCTTTATATCAAGGGGTATGTGCACTGTTTGTTGCTCAAGTTTATGGATTAGAACTAAGCTTAGTTCAACAGTTAACTATAGTTATAACTGCAACATTAGCTTCAATCGGAACTGCTGGTGTACCTGGAGCAGGATTTATTATGCTTACAATGGTATTGACATCAGTAGGTTTACCACTAGAAGGTTCTGCTTTAATTGCTGGTATTGACAGAATATTAGATATGGGTAGAACAACAGTAAATGTTCTTGGTGATGCAGCAGTAGCTGTAGCGGTTGCTGCAACAGAAGGGGAATTAAGTCCTGTAGAGGAAAAGGAAGAGGTAACTGTATAA
- a CDS encoding HD-GYP domain-containing protein, which produces MKTSTEISPLVRVPVLEHHETYNGKGYPRGLQHTETHIFSKIIGLVDAFDAMTSDRPHRKPLPVPEVIEFIMASGGTIFDPQLAKAFVKHINPYPLNTIVELNDGSVGVVLKVNNSLFTRPVIRLIMDKNQTKVSKTIDLLQEKTLVIKTILTKM; this is translated from the coding sequence TTGAAGACTTCAACAGAAATTAGCCCATTAGTAAGAGTTCCTGTGCTTGAGCACCATGAGACCTACAATGGCAAAGGATACCCCAGAGGACTTCAACATACAGAAACCCATATTTTTTCTAAAATTATTGGATTGGTAGATGCCTTCGATGCGATGACTTCTGATAGACCCCATAGAAAGCCCTTACCTGTTCCAGAGGTTATTGAGTTTATTATGGCTAGCGGTGGTACCATTTTTGACCCCCAATTAGCAAAGGCTTTTGTTAAGCATATTAACCCATATCCACTTAATACGATTGTTGAGCTAAACGATGGTAGTGTGGGTGTAGTATTAAAAGTAAACAATAGTCTCTTTACACGACCGGTAATTAGGCTAATAATGGATAAAAATCAAACAAAGGTTTCTAAAACCATTGATTTACTTCAAGAAAAAACTTTAGTTATAAAGACAATTTTAACTAAAATGTAA
- a CDS encoding HD-GYP domain-containing protein: MRIIELAHVTEDHRLAAPIFDENSKVLLSRGVRLKQSLVQKLIQLGHTRVYVRDELTESEINHIISPEIRQKAISQIRKLSHIAVSKDNNMQQKFEQDLTLAKASISAIVDELFTKKDVVIELMDLKTVGGYIFEHSINVMILSLILGTSIGLNRRDLDMLALAAALHDIGLMFIPQEILYKSTPLTVKEFELVKNIHYSVMSF, encoded by the coding sequence ATGCGTATAATAGAACTAGCTCATGTCACAGAAGACCATAGATTAGCTGCTCCCATATTTGATGAGAATAGTAAAGTATTACTATCTAGAGGAGTTCGACTTAAGCAATCTCTAGTCCAAAAACTAATACAGTTAGGACATACCAGAGTTTATGTACGGGATGAATTAACTGAATCGGAAATTAATCATATTATTTCACCGGAAATAAGACAAAAAGCTATTAGCCAAATAAGAAAGCTCTCTCATATTGCTGTAAGCAAGGATAATAATATGCAACAAAAGTTTGAACAGGATCTTACTCTAGCAAAGGCAAGTATATCTGCCATAGTGGATGAATTATTTACTAAAAAGGATGTAGTTATTGAGCTAATGGATTTAAAGACCGTAGGTGGTTATATATTTGAACATTCAATAAATGTTATGATACTATCGTTGATTTTAGGAACAAGCATTGGCTTAAACCGTCGAGATTTAGATATGCTTGCTTTAGCTGCAGCGTTACATGATATTGGCTTAATGTTTATTCCTCAAGAAATTTTATATAAGAGTACACCTCTTACAGTTAAAGAGTTTGAGTTAGTAAAAAACATCCACTACTCGGTTATGAGTTTTTGA
- the aspS gene encoding aspartate--tRNA(Asn) ligase: MERVFIKEILQSEPGKSVKLKGWVYKIHNLGKISFIILRDKTGLIQLVVEASDREGLKLEMPIEVIGETVVNPKAINGVEIAVQEIVKIADIHYDVLPFAINMGEIEANLENQLNFRSISLRNPRVRAPFKIQEEIVEAFRTFLKNECFTEIHTPKIVASGTEGGSEMFSINYFNRRVFLAQSPQFYKQMMVGAGFERVFEVGHAYRAELHNTWRHLNEYVSLDIEMGFIESEEEIMDLEERFLIYLFDHLNETCQKELELFKVELPKINKIPRIPLKEIQRILLDDFNKKSPEGNIDAEGEVIISKYIKEKYNSEFLFITKYPVAKRPVYTMPDAADKTLTRSFDLIYKGLEITTGGQRIHDYEMLKQNMIDFKLNPEDFSFYLDSFKYGMPPHGGLAIGLERLTMKLLDLENIRQATLLPRDMKRVTP; encoded by the coding sequence ATGGAAAGGGTATTTATTAAAGAAATATTACAAAGTGAACCAGGAAAATCTGTAAAGCTAAAGGGCTGGGTTTATAAAATTCATAATTTAGGGAAGATTAGTTTCATAATACTAAGAGATAAAACAGGGCTTATTCAATTAGTTGTAGAAGCCAGTGATAGAGAAGGATTAAAATTAGAAATGCCTATTGAAGTAATAGGGGAAACTGTAGTAAATCCAAAGGCTATAAATGGAGTAGAGATTGCTGTACAAGAAATAGTAAAGATTGCAGATATTCATTATGATGTACTACCCTTTGCTATAAATATGGGTGAAATAGAGGCTAACTTGGAAAATCAATTAAATTTCAGAAGTATTAGCTTGAGAAACCCAAGAGTTAGGGCACCTTTTAAAATTCAAGAAGAAATTGTAGAGGCTTTTAGAACATTTCTAAAAAATGAATGCTTTACAGAAATTCACACTCCAAAAATAGTAGCATCTGGAACAGAGGGAGGGTCCGAAATGTTCTCGATAAACTATTTTAATAGAAGAGTATTTTTAGCCCAAAGCCCTCAGTTTTATAAGCAGATGATGGTTGGAGCAGGTTTCGAAAGGGTGTTTGAAGTGGGGCATGCCTATAGAGCTGAGCTTCATAACACATGGAGACATTTAAATGAATACGTCAGCTTAGATATTGAAATGGGCTTTATTGAAAGTGAAGAAGAAATAATGGACTTAGAAGAAAGATTTTTGATTTATCTATTTGATCACTTAAATGAAACATGTCAGAAAGAATTAGAGTTATTTAAAGTAGAGTTACCTAAAATAAATAAAATTCCAAGAATCCCGCTAAAGGAAATCCAAAGAATTCTTTTAGATGACTTTAATAAAAAGTCTCCCGAGGGAAATATCGATGCAGAGGGAGAAGTAATTATTTCTAAATATATTAAGGAAAAGTATAATAGTGAATTTTTATTTATAACTAAATATCCAGTAGCTAAAAGACCAGTATATACAATGCCTGATGCAGCAGATAAAACTTTAACTAGAAGCTTTGATTTAATTTATAAAGGTTTAGAAATAACAACTGGTGGTCAAAGGATTCATGATTATGAAATGTTAAAGCAAAATATGATAGATTTCAAATTAAACCCTGAAGATTTTAGCTTCTATTTAGATAGTTTTAAATATGGTATGCCGCCTCATGGGGGATTAGCCATAGGTCTAGAAAGGTTAACAATGAAGTTATTAGATCTTGAGAATATTCGACAGGCTACACTTTTACCTAGGGATATGAAAAGAGTAACACCTTAA
- the gatC gene encoding Asp-tRNA(Asn)/Glu-tRNA(Gln) amidotransferase subunit GatC, with protein sequence MKISKEEVLYIAKLAKLKFTDEEALELTTEFEGILKHFDSLKESDYELGDTSINEELVPTELREDKVEIFEENTKLFANAKDKERGYIKIPKVIE encoded by the coding sequence ATGAAAATTAGTAAAGAAGAAGTGTTGTATATTGCAAAGTTAGCTAAATTAAAATTTACCGATGAGGAAGCGCTGGAATTAACAACAGAGTTTGAAGGGATATTAAAGCATTTTGATTCATTGAAGGAGTCGGATTATGAGTTGGGTGATACTTCAATTAATGAGGAATTAGTGCCTACTGAATTAAGGGAAGATAAGGTAGAAATATTTGAAGAAAATACAAAGCTATTTGCAAATGCTAAGGACAAAGAACGGGGATATATAAAGATACCAAAGGTAATAGAATAG